The DNA sequence TCCGCAGTCGGCCGTGGGGCCGGGCCGCCAGCCCTCCATGACCGTGATGCGGCCGCCCTCCGTCTCGAAGACGCGGCCCGTGACCCCGGCGGAGGCGTCGGAGCCGAGCCACACCACCAGCGGGGACACGTTCTCCGGGGCCATCGCGTCGAAGGCCCCGGCTTCCGGGGCGGCCATGGTGTCCGAGAAGGTCTGCTCCGTCATCCGGGTCCGTGCCGCGGGGGCGATCGCGTTGACCTGGACCCCGTAGCGGCCCATCTCCGCGGCGGACACCAGGGTCAGCCCGAGGATCCCGGCCTTGGCCGCGCTGTAGTTGCCCTGGCCCACGGACCCGAGCAGCCCCGCCCCCGAGGAGGTGTTGACGACCCGGGCGGCGACCTGCCGGCCCTCCTTCGCCTCGGCCCGCCAGTAGGCCGCCGCGTGCTTGAGCGGCAGGAAGTGCCCCTTCAGGTGGACCCGCATCACGGCGTCCCAGTCGTCCTCCTCCAGGTTCACCAGCATCCGGTCGCGCAGGAACCCCGCGTTGTTGACGAGGGTGTCCAGTCTTCCGAAGGTCGAGACGGCCGTCTCGACCAGTGACGCCGCGCCTTGTGCCGTCGCGATGTCGCCGCCGTGCGCCACCGCCTCCCCGCCCATGGCCCGGATCTCGGCGACGACCAGCGCCGCCGGACTCTCCGGCCCCGGCAGCCCGTCCAGGCCGACGCCGAGGTCGTTCACCACGACCCGGGCCCCTTCTTCGGCGAAGGCCAGCGCGTGGGCCCGGCCCAGCCCCCGTCCGGCGCCCGTCACGATGACCACACGGCCTTCGGCAAGTCCCATGTCAGCTCTCCTTGTTCGCAGTTGCCGCATCCAGAAAGGCCGGTCGCTCGCCGCCCCCGTGCACGAGCAGGCTCGCCCCGCTCACGTACCCCGCCCGGTCGGAGGCCAGGAAGACGGCGGCCTCGCCCACGTCCGAGGGCTCCGCCAGCCGCCCCAGCGGTACGGTCGCGCCGACCGCCGCGATCCCGCTCTCGTCGCCGTAGTGCAGGTGGGACAGCTCGGTCCGCACCATGCCCAGGACCAGCGAGTTGACCCGTACCTCGGGGGCCCATTCGACGGCCATGGAGCGGGCCAGGTTCTCCAGTCCCGCCTTCGCCGCCCCGTAGGCCGCCGTGCCCGGCGAGGGCCGGGTCCCGCTGACGCTGCCGATCATCACGATCGAGCCCCGGGTCTCCCGGAGCCAGGGGTACGCGGCGACCGAGGCGGCCATCGGGGCGATGAGGTTGAGCTCGACGACCCGTGCGTGGCGCTCGGCTTCGCCCTCCCCCAGCAGGCGGTACGGGGTTCCGCCGGCGTTGTTCACCAGGCAGTCGAGGCGCCCGTGGCGCGCGGCGACCGATCCGAAGAATTCCTGCACGGCGGCCGGATCGCGCAGGTCCAGGGCGGTGAAGACCGCCGCACGGCCCTTCGCCGCGACCGGTTCCTCCGGCGGCCGGCGCGCGCAGACGACGACCTCGGCGCCCGCCGCGAGGAACGACCGCGCGATCCCGGCGCCGACGCCCCGGGTTCCGCCGGTGACGACGACAACCCTCCCGTTGAGCTCCATCGGCTGCTACCTTCCTCACCTAACAAATGTTTGGTGGAAAGGTAGCTGATCCGCTCATGGGTGTCTCCACCTCAAGCCCCGACAAGGGCATCGCACTCGTCACAGTCGACTACCCGCCGGTCAACGCGCTGCCCGTGCAGGGCTGGTACGACCTGGCCGACGCCCTGCGCGCGGCGGGCCGCGACCCGGAGGTCCGGTGCGTGGTCCTGGCCGCCGAGGGCCGCGGTTTCAACGCCGGCGTCGACATCAAGGAGATGCAGCGCGACACCGGCCACGCCTCGCTCATCGGCGCCAACCGGGGCTGCTACGAGGCCTTCGCCGCCGTCTACGAGTGCGAGGTGCCGGTCGTGGCGGCCGTGAACGGCTTCTGCCTCGGCGGCGGGATCGGCCTGGTCGGCAACGCCGACGCCATCGTCGCCTCCGAGGACGCGACCTTCGGGCTGCCGGAGCTGGACCGGGGCGCCCTCGGGGCCGCCACCCACCTGGCCCGGCTCGTCCCGCAGCACCTCATGCGGACCCTGTACTACACCTCGCGCACCGCCACCGCCGCGGAACTGCACGCGCACGGCTCGGTGTGGAAGGTGGTCCCGCCGGGCGAACTGCGGGCGGCCGCCCTGGAGCTGGCCGCCGAGATCGCGAAGAAGGACGGGTACCTCATCCGGCTCGCCAAGGCGGCCATCAACGGCATCGACCCCGTGGACGTGCGCCGCAGCTACCGCTTCGAGCAGGGCTTCACCTTCGAGGCCAACCTCAGCGGCGTGGCCGACCGGGTCCGCGACACCTTCGGCGGCGGCGGCCCCTCCGGAAGCACCGAAGCAAGGGCGGAATCGGCATGACCGACAAGAGCATGACCCCCGAAGAGGCCGTCGGCCGCCTCAGCAGCGGAATGACCGTCGGCATCGGCGGCTGGGGTTCGCGGCGCAAGCCCATGGCCCTGGTGCGCGCCCTGCTCCGCTCCGAGATCACCGATCTCACCGTGATCTCGTACGGCGGCCCCGACGTCGGCCTGCTCGCCGCGGCCGGCCGGATCCGCAAACTGGTCACCCCCTTCGTCACCCTCGACTCCATCCCGCTGGAGCCGCACTATCGGGCCGCCCGCGAGAGCCGCGCCTTCGCCCTCACCGAGCTCGACGAGGCCATGTTCATGTGGGGCCTGCACGCGGCCGCCAACCGGATGCCCTTCCTCCCGGTCCGCGCCGGCCTCGGCTCCGACGTCATGCGCGTCAACCCCGAGCTGCGCACCGTCACCTCCCCGTACGCCGACGGGGAGGAGTTCGTGGCGGTCCCCGCCCTGCGCATGGACGCCGCCCTGGTCCACCTCAACCGGGCCGACCGGCTCGGCAACGCCCAGTACCTGGGCCCCGACCCGTACTTCGACGACCTCTTCTGCGAGGCCGCCGACGCCGCCTACGTCTCCTGCGAGCAGCTCGTGGAGACCGCGGAGCTCGCCAAGTCCGGGCCGCCGCAGTCCCTGCTCGTCAGCCGGCACTCGGTGACCGGGGTCGTGGAGACCCCGAACGGCGCGCACTTCACCTCCTGCGCCCCCGACTACGACCGCGACGAGGCCTTCCAGAAGCTGTACGCGACCACCCCCTGGCCCGAGTTCGCCGAGCGCTTCCTCTCCGGCGGCAGCGAGCACGCCTACCAGTCCGCCGTCCAGGCCTGGCACGAGGAGCAGAAGTGAGCACGCCCTCCACGACGACCACAGCCGCGGTGACCCGCGCCGAGTACTGCGTGATCGCCTGCGCCGAGGCCTGGCGGGACAACGGCGAGGTGCTGGCCAGCCCGATGGGCCTGGTGCCCTCCTTCGGGGCCCGGCTGGCGAAGCGGACCTTCTCCCCCGACCTGCTGCTGACCGACGGCGAAGCCATGCTGGTCGGGCTCGACGGCTCGGCCGAGGGCTGGCTCCCGTACCGCCGTCACCTGACGATGGTCACCGGCGGCCGCCGGCACGTGATGATGGGCGCCAGCCAGATCGACCGGTTCGGCAACCAGAACATCTCCTGCATCGGGGACTGGGAGCAGCCCGCCCGCCAGCTCCTCGGGGTGCGTGGCGCCCCGGTGAACACCCTGAACAATCCGGTGAGCTACTGGATCCCCAAGCACTCCACCCGGGTGTTCGTCGAGCGCGTCGACATGGTGAGCGGTGTGGGCTACGACCGTGCCGAGGCGGCCGGGGTGACCCGCTTCCACCGGCTCCCCCGGGTGGTCAGCGATCTCGGCGTCTTCGACTTCACCGGCCCCGGCCACGCGATGCGCCTGGTCTCCCTGCACCCCGGGGTCACGGTGGAGCAGGTGCGGGCGGCCACCGGCTTCGAGCTGGACCTCCCCGAGGAGGTCCCGTACACGCGGGAGCCGACGCCCGAGGAGCTGCGGCTGATCCGCGAGGTCATCGACCCCAAGGGCCTGCGCGACCGCGAAGTGCGGGTCTGAGCCGATGGAGACGGCATTCACCAAGCTGGTCGGGGTCGAACATCCGATCGTGCAGACGGGCATGGGCTGGGTCGCGGGTCCGCGCCTGGTGTCGGGGGCGGCCAACGCGGGCGCGCTCGGCATCCTGGCCTCGGCGACCATGACGATGGAGCAGCTGCGGGCGGCGGTCCACGAGGTCAAGTCCCGTACGGACGCCCCGTTCGGGGTCAATCTGCGCGCGGACGCCGGGGACGCGGCCGAGCGGGCGCAGCTGATCATCGACGAGGGCGTCCGGGTGGCCTCCTTCGCGCTGGCGCCGTCCAGGGAGCTGATCGCGCGGCTCAAGGACGCGGGCGTGGTCGTGATCCCCTCGATCGGGGCCCGCCGGCACGCCGAGAAGGTCGCGGCGTGGGGCGCGGACGCGGTGATCGTGCAGGGCGGCGAGGGCGGCGGGCACACCGGTGACGTGGCCACGACCGTGCTGCTGCCGCAGGTGGTCGACGCGGTGGACATCCCGGTGATCGCGGCGGGCGGTTTCAGCGACGGCCGCGGTCTGGTGGCGGCGCTGGCCTACGGGGCCGCGGGCATCGCCATGGGCACCCGGTTCCTGCTGACCTCCGACTCGACGGTCCCGGACGCGGTGAAGGCCGAGTACCTGAAGGCCGGCGTGAAGGACGTCACGGTCACCACGGCCGTGGACGGGCTCCCGCACCGGATGCTGCGCAGCGAGCTGGTCGCTTCCCTGGAGCGGGCCGGCCGGGCGAAGGCCCTGGCCAAGGCGGTGCGGCACGCGGCCGGCTTCAAGAAGCTTTCGGGTCTGACCTGGGCGGAGATGGTCCGGGACGGCCTCGCGATGAAACACGGCAAGGACCTGTCCTGGAGCCAGGTGCTGCTCGCCGCGAACACCCCCATGCTCCTCAAGGCGTCCATGGTCGAGGGCCGTACGGACCTCGGTGTCATGGCATCGGGCCAGGTCGCGGGCGTGATCGAGGATCTTCCGTCCTGTGCGGAGCTCGTCACCCGCGTCATGGCCGAGGCCCACGCCGTGCTGGACCGGCTGCAGGGCCTCGCTCCCCCACAGCTTCTCCCCCTCCCCCCACACCCGATCGGCACCCTGCCACCACCAGGGTGATTCCCCTTCTCCGTTCCAGGAGTTGACCCAGATGAGCCGTGCCCGAATCCGCCTGGCGACCGCGGTGCTCGCTTCCGCCCTCGCCATCGGGACCCTGCCCGCCGCCGCGTACGCCGCGCCGGCCGACAGCACCTCCGTCTCGCGCCACCACTGGCCCGCGCAGTCGACGGAAACGATCCGCCAGATCCCCCTCCAGGGCGCGGTCAACGTCCGCGACCTCGGCGGCTACCGCACCTGGACGGGAGGCCAAGTTCGTCAGGGACTGGTCTACCGCTCCGACGCACTGGGCAAGCTGACCGCCTCGGACATCACAGCCGTCGGCGGTCTGGGCCTCAAAAAGGTCCTCGATTTCCGCATCCCCATGGAGGTCCAGTACGACGGGGCCGACAAGCTGCCCGCCGGTCTGACCTCCACCGCCCGCCCGGTCAACGACAACGGCCTGTACGGGCTGCTGATCTCCGCGATAGGCAGCGGTGACCCCGTGAAGCAGGAGCAGATGCTCGGCGGCGGCCGCGCCGAGGCGTACATGCGCGACGTCTACCGCGCGTTCGTGACCAACCCCGAGAACCGGGCGCAGTTCGCGGCCACCCTCCGCGAGATCGCCGACGGGAACCAGGGCCCGCTGCTCTACCACTGCACCTCGGGCAAGGACCGGACGGGCTGGATGAGCTACGTCCTGCTGAACGCCCTGGCCGTCCCGAAGGCCACGGCCGAGCGCGACTACCTGGCCTCGAACACCTTCCGCGCGGCGTACGACGCCCAGGTGCGGGCGGGCGTCAAGGCATCCGGCCGGATGCAGAACCCCGATCTGCTGATCCCGCTCCAGGAGGTCCGCCAGGACTACCTGGACGCGGCGACCGCGCAGATGGAGGCCGACTACGGCAGCCTTTACGGCTACCTCACCGACGGCCTCGGCCTGGACCTGCGGACCCTGGCGAAGCTCCAGGTGAAGATGGTCCGCTAGGCACCGGCCTGGCCTCCGGCCCCGGAAAACACCACTGCGCCGGGCGGCGTGTGCCGCCCGGCGCAGTGGTTTACAGGTGCAGTGGTTTACAGGTGCAGTGGTTCCTACGTACTTCTCGGATCAGGCGGAGCGGCGGCGGCCCTGGCCGGCGCCACCCACGCGGCTGCGGGCCGAAGCCGCGGCCGCACCACCGGAGGGGGCGCCGCCGGTACGCCGGCCGCGCTCGCCGGAACCGCCCGTGGAACCGCCCTGTCCGCCCTGGCCAC is a window from the Streptomyces sp. NBC_01244 genome containing:
- a CDS encoding NAD(P)H-dependent flavin oxidoreductase, producing the protein METAFTKLVGVEHPIVQTGMGWVAGPRLVSGAANAGALGILASATMTMEQLRAAVHEVKSRTDAPFGVNLRADAGDAAERAQLIIDEGVRVASFALAPSRELIARLKDAGVVVIPSIGARRHAEKVAAWGADAVIVQGGEGGGHTGDVATTVLLPQVVDAVDIPVIAAGGFSDGRGLVAALAYGAAGIAMGTRFLLTSDSTVPDAVKAEYLKAGVKDVTVTTAVDGLPHRMLRSELVASLERAGRAKALAKAVRHAAGFKKLSGLTWAEMVRDGLAMKHGKDLSWSQVLLAANTPMLLKASMVEGRTDLGVMASGQVAGVIEDLPSCAELVTRVMAEAHAVLDRLQGLAPPQLLPLPPHPIGTLPPPG
- a CDS encoding CoA transferase subunit A — translated: MTDKSMTPEEAVGRLSSGMTVGIGGWGSRRKPMALVRALLRSEITDLTVISYGGPDVGLLAAAGRIRKLVTPFVTLDSIPLEPHYRAARESRAFALTELDEAMFMWGLHAAANRMPFLPVRAGLGSDVMRVNPELRTVTSPYADGEEFVAVPALRMDAALVHLNRADRLGNAQYLGPDPYFDDLFCEAADAAYVSCEQLVETAELAKSGPPQSLLVSRHSVTGVVETPNGAHFTSCAPDYDRDEAFQKLYATTPWPEFAERFLSGGSEHAYQSAVQAWHEEQK
- a CDS encoding SDR family oxidoreductase, yielding MELNGRVVVVTGGTRGVGAGIARSFLAAGAEVVVCARRPPEEPVAAKGRAAVFTALDLRDPAAVQEFFGSVAARHGRLDCLVNNAGGTPYRLLGEGEAERHARVVELNLIAPMAASVAAYPWLRETRGSIVMIGSVSGTRPSPGTAAYGAAKAGLENLARSMAVEWAPEVRVNSLVLGMVRTELSHLHYGDESGIAAVGATVPLGRLAEPSDVGEAAVFLASDRAGYVSGASLLVHGGGERPAFLDAATANKES
- a CDS encoding CoA-transferase subunit beta, whose amino-acid sequence is MSTPSTTTTAAVTRAEYCVIACAEAWRDNGEVLASPMGLVPSFGARLAKRTFSPDLLLTDGEAMLVGLDGSAEGWLPYRRHLTMVTGGRRHVMMGASQIDRFGNQNISCIGDWEQPARQLLGVRGAPVNTLNNPVSYWIPKHSTRVFVERVDMVSGVGYDRAEAAGVTRFHRLPRVVSDLGVFDFTGPGHAMRLVSLHPGVTVEQVRAATGFELDLPEEVPYTREPTPEELRLIREVIDPKGLRDREVRV
- a CDS encoding tyrosine-protein phosphatase, translating into MSRARIRLATAVLASALAIGTLPAAAYAAPADSTSVSRHHWPAQSTETIRQIPLQGAVNVRDLGGYRTWTGGQVRQGLVYRSDALGKLTASDITAVGGLGLKKVLDFRIPMEVQYDGADKLPAGLTSTARPVNDNGLYGLLISAIGSGDPVKQEQMLGGGRAEAYMRDVYRAFVTNPENRAQFAATLREIADGNQGPLLYHCTSGKDRTGWMSYVLLNALAVPKATAERDYLASNTFRAAYDAQVRAGVKASGRMQNPDLLIPLQEVRQDYLDAATAQMEADYGSLYGYLTDGLGLDLRTLAKLQVKMVR
- a CDS encoding SDR family oxidoreductase, with protein sequence MGLAEGRVVIVTGAGRGLGRAHALAFAEEGARVVVNDLGVGLDGLPGPESPAALVVAEIRAMGGEAVAHGGDIATAQGAASLVETAVSTFGRLDTLVNNAGFLRDRMLVNLEEDDWDAVMRVHLKGHFLPLKHAAAYWRAEAKEGRQVAARVVNTSSGAGLLGSVGQGNYSAAKAGILGLTLVSAAEMGRYGVQVNAIAPAARTRMTEQTFSDTMAAPEAGAFDAMAPENVSPLVVWLGSDASAGVTGRVFETEGGRITVMEGWRPGPTADCGARWTPSEAGEATTKLLAQSEPPQPVYGAR
- a CDS encoding enoyl-CoA hydratase family protein codes for the protein MGVSTSSPDKGIALVTVDYPPVNALPVQGWYDLADALRAAGRDPEVRCVVLAAEGRGFNAGVDIKEMQRDTGHASLIGANRGCYEAFAAVYECEVPVVAAVNGFCLGGGIGLVGNADAIVASEDATFGLPELDRGALGAATHLARLVPQHLMRTLYYTSRTATAAELHAHGSVWKVVPPGELRAAALELAAEIAKKDGYLIRLAKAAINGIDPVDVRRSYRFEQGFTFEANLSGVADRVRDTFGGGGPSGSTEARAESA